From Burkholderia pseudomultivorans, the proteins below share one genomic window:
- a CDS encoding Na+/H+ antiporter, which yields MSNVSAFKLVLLSFLAIVALECIAKRLRLPPAAALLVGGIGIAFIPGLPPVNLDPDLVLVVFLPPLLMDGAYFSVWEEFKRNVGGILLLAIGAVAFTTLAVGLAVHWAVPSLPWAACFALGAIVSPPDAVAAKAVLERVALPRRLMVLLEGESLLNDAAGLVLFRIAIAAAMTGVFSAGHAVVGFLELGLGGVVVGFVVGRLIVWFLKLLDDDYLVITVAVLAGWIAYIAGEMAEVSGVIATVTAGMIVGWHQHEVFSAAVRTRGTAFWQVIVFLLEALVFVLIGLSLRGAMQRLGGFEQVLATMLPPVGAVLAAVILSRFVWIYAVEALKWPVRGLARRVDAPDWKAATIMSWAGMRGVVTLAIALSLPDAMPGRDLILVAAFAVILVTVLLQGTTIGPLIRMLRLPPREQRATHHLTEPQTWAYIEAAQLAAIQPLVRDENGVVIHPRLLEQYTYRAQLTERAKNEPEYPAEVRAAHYDVVLAAIRAGRAELLRLHRSNRIHDEMLHALERDLDLQEVSAQHARG from the coding sequence ATGTCCAACGTCTCGGCATTCAAGCTGGTTTTGTTGTCATTCCTGGCGATCGTCGCGCTCGAATGCATCGCCAAGCGGCTGCGCCTGCCGCCCGCCGCCGCGCTGCTGGTCGGCGGCATCGGCATCGCATTCATTCCCGGCCTGCCGCCCGTCAACCTCGATCCCGACCTGGTGCTCGTCGTGTTCCTGCCGCCGCTGCTGATGGACGGCGCGTATTTCTCCGTGTGGGAGGAGTTCAAGCGCAACGTCGGCGGGATCCTGCTGCTCGCGATCGGCGCGGTCGCGTTCACGACGCTGGCGGTCGGTCTCGCGGTGCACTGGGCCGTGCCGTCGCTGCCGTGGGCCGCGTGCTTCGCGCTCGGCGCGATCGTGTCGCCGCCCGACGCGGTGGCGGCGAAGGCCGTGCTCGAACGCGTCGCGCTGCCGCGCCGGCTGATGGTGCTGCTCGAAGGCGAGAGCCTGCTGAACGATGCGGCGGGCCTCGTGCTGTTCCGTATCGCGATCGCGGCCGCGATGACGGGCGTCTTCAGCGCCGGCCATGCGGTGGTCGGCTTCCTGGAGCTCGGGCTCGGCGGCGTGGTGGTCGGCTTCGTGGTCGGCCGGCTGATCGTATGGTTCCTCAAGCTGCTCGACGACGACTACCTGGTGATCACCGTCGCGGTGCTCGCCGGCTGGATCGCGTATATCGCCGGCGAAATGGCCGAGGTGTCGGGCGTGATCGCGACCGTGACGGCCGGCATGATCGTCGGCTGGCACCAGCACGAGGTGTTCTCGGCCGCCGTGCGCACGCGCGGCACCGCGTTCTGGCAGGTGATCGTGTTCCTGCTCGAGGCGCTGGTGTTCGTGCTGATCGGGCTGTCGCTGCGCGGCGCGATGCAGCGCCTCGGCGGGTTCGAGCAGGTGCTCGCGACGATGCTGCCGCCGGTGGGCGCGGTGCTGGCGGCGGTGATCCTGTCGCGCTTCGTCTGGATCTATGCGGTCGAGGCGCTGAAATGGCCGGTGCGCGGGCTTGCGCGGCGCGTCGACGCGCCCGACTGGAAGGCCGCGACGATCATGAGCTGGGCCGGCATGCGCGGCGTCGTGACGCTCGCGATCGCGCTGTCGCTGCCCGACGCGATGCCGGGCCGCGACCTGATCCTGGTCGCCGCGTTCGCGGTGATCCTCGTCACGGTGCTGCTGCAGGGCACGACCATCGGGCCGCTGATCCGGATGCTGCGCCTGCCGCCCCGGGAACAGCGCGCCACCCATCACCTGACCGAGCCGCAGACCTGGGCCTACATCGAAGCGGCGCAGCTCGCGGCGATCCAGCCGCTGGTGCGCGACGAGAACGGGGTCGTGATTCATCCGCGCCTGCTCGAGCAGTACACCTACCGCGCGCAACTGACCGAGCGGGCGAAGAACGAGCCCGAGTATCCGGCGGAGGTGCGCGCCGCGCACTACGACGTGGTGCTGGCCGCGATCCGCGCCGGGCGCGCGGAACTGTTGCGCCTGCACCGTTCGAACCGCATCCACGACGAGATGCTGCACGCGCTCGAACGCGATCTCGACCTGCAGGAAGTGTCCGCGCAGCACGCCCGCGGCTAG